One Streptococcus sp. S1 DNA window includes the following coding sequences:
- a CDS encoding bifunctional DnaQ family exonuclease/ATP-dependent helicase — MTRQKRKYAIVDLEATSAGSNAKIIQVGIVIVEDGVITQSYETDVNPHERLDEHIKQLTGLTDARLRKAPEFAQVAKEIFELIEDAVFVAHNVKFDANLLAEALFWEGFELTTPRIDTVELSQIFYPTLERYNLGALAAELEIELHHAHSALADAMATAQLLLKVREKIASLPRGLIENLLSMADCLIYESRLLIEDALEDSSLFLPSHLVEIHGLYLRKQQQFLESRHLSEQFELNMQLLGMEAYPEQSEFAAYIEGSLHQPLPSFIEAPTGIGKTYAYLLTLLAKTSKRILVSVPTKILQDQIMKKEGKTIQELFQIPFHSLKSPKDYIQLDKFYETLQTDSDNRMIRRFKMQLLVWLTMTETGEFSEIGQLYRHAHFVADICHDGQLSKRSLFYQEDFWRLGQEKVKTSRVILTNHAYLLTRLEDDKSLLQESVLVVDEAQKLFFALEQFSQREETLQSLLLSLQHAIEEEKDLLQRRLLESIQFELNACSKEVVQGKTAILSDQTVVKIRQDVSELKNESLANLKELFDERYQTFWIDKEVVESHQILRLHGGVEDLLSFKEFVPEEVTVLFVSATIAISKKVHLPALLGYQEQQIYRVPITIKQHQELLVPIDFPDVVSLSSVEYAGEICRLVNELFPLRKPIFLLFTSKELLLETSNALKFPHLAQYRNGDAANIKRRFDRGESSILLGTGSFWEGVDFSHQREVIQIIARLPFDNPKDYMVQKLNTKLREQGKNPFYDYSLPVAILRLKQAIGRTSRFQDQESLVLLLDQRVVTKRYGKQILDGLQQVLPLHTTVRERLVEQVADFFERN, encoded by the coding sequence ATGACAAGACAGAAACGGAAATACGCCATTGTGGATCTGGAAGCGACCAGTGCTGGAAGCAATGCCAAGATCATTCAGGTTGGAATTGTCATCGTTGAAGATGGCGTGATCACACAATCCTATGAGACGGATGTGAATCCTCATGAACGATTGGATGAGCACATCAAACAATTGACCGGCCTGACAGATGCTCGCTTGCGAAAAGCACCAGAGTTTGCACAAGTGGCAAAAGAAATTTTTGAATTAATAGAAGATGCCGTCTTTGTGGCCCATAATGTCAAATTTGATGCCAATTTATTGGCAGAAGCCCTCTTTTGGGAAGGATTTGAGCTAACGACTCCTCGGATTGATACGGTTGAATTGTCTCAAATTTTCTATCCGACTTTAGAACGCTACAATTTAGGAGCGCTTGCAGCTGAACTGGAAATTGAGTTGCACCACGCTCACTCTGCTCTAGCAGATGCTATGGCAACAGCCCAGCTACTGTTGAAGGTAAGAGAAAAAATTGCGAGCTTACCAAGAGGGTTGATTGAGAACCTTCTTTCGATGGCGGATTGTTTGATTTATGAATCACGGCTCTTAATAGAAGATGCGCTTGAAGACAGTAGCCTCTTTTTGCCATCTCATTTAGTAGAAATTCATGGACTTTATTTGCGTAAGCAACAGCAGTTTTTAGAAAGTCGTCATTTGTCTGAACAGTTTGAACTCAATATGCAGCTGTTGGGAATGGAGGCTTATCCGGAGCAAAGTGAATTTGCGGCTTATATAGAGGGAAGTTTGCATCAGCCTCTCCCAAGTTTTATAGAGGCTCCAACAGGAATTGGGAAGACCTATGCCTATCTATTAACGCTTTTGGCTAAAACCTCCAAGCGCATTCTTGTCAGTGTTCCGACTAAAATTCTTCAAGATCAAATTATGAAGAAGGAAGGAAAGACTATCCAAGAACTTTTCCAAATTCCCTTTCATAGTCTGAAAAGTCCCAAGGATTACATCCAACTTGATAAATTTTATGAGACTTTACAGACTGATTCAGATAATAGGATGATCCGACGCTTTAAAATGCAACTCTTGGTTTGGCTGACCATGACAGAAACGGGAGAATTCAGTGAAATTGGCCAACTCTATCGTCACGCCCATTTTGTAGCTGACATTTGCCACGATGGCCAATTGTCGAAACGTTCACTTTTTTATCAGGAAGATTTTTGGCGTCTTGGTCAGGAAAAAGTGAAAACCAGTCGGGTGATTCTGACCAATCATGCCTATCTGTTAACTCGTCTAGAAGATGATAAAAGTCTACTTCAAGAATCTGTTCTGGTCGTGGATGAAGCTCAAAAACTCTTCTTTGCTTTAGAACAGTTTTCACAGAGAGAAGAAACCTTGCAATCTCTTCTTCTAAGTTTGCAACACGCCATCGAAGAGGAGAAAGATCTTCTACAGCGACGGTTGCTGGAGAGTATTCAATTTGAGCTAAATGCTTGCTCTAAGGAAGTTGTGCAAGGAAAAACAGCGATCTTATCAGATCAAACGGTGGTAAAAATACGACAGGATGTCTCAGAATTAAAAAACGAATCTTTAGCGAATCTAAAGGAGTTGTTTGATGAGCGATACCAAACTTTTTGGATAGACAAAGAAGTGGTCGAAAGCCACCAGATTCTTCGTCTCCATGGAGGAGTCGAGGACTTACTATCCTTTAAGGAGTTTGTGCCTGAGGAAGTGACCGTGCTCTTTGTATCAGCAACGATCGCGATCAGCAAAAAGGTGCATTTGCCTGCTCTTTTAGGATACCAAGAGCAGCAAATCTATCGGGTGCCAATAACAATCAAACAACATCAGGAATTGCTGGTGCCGATTGATTTTCCAGATGTCGTTTCTTTATCTTCCGTGGAGTATGCAGGAGAGATTTGTCGGCTCGTCAATGAACTTTTTCCTCTAAGAAAACCAATTTTTCTTTTGTTTACCTCAAAAGAATTGTTACTGGAGACGTCAAACGCCTTGAAGTTTCCTCACTTGGCTCAGTATCGAAACGGTGATGCAGCCAATATTAAGCGTCGATTTGACCGAGGGGAAAGCTCCATTTTATTGGGGACGGGAAGCTTCTGGGAGGGAGTCGATTTTTCCCATCAAAGAGAAGTGATTCAAATCATCGCGCGCCTTCCTTTTGATAACCCTAAAGATTATATGGTCCAAAAGCTGAATACAAAACTCAGAGAACAAGGGAAAAATCCCTTTTATGACTATAGTCTTCCGGTTGCGATTTTAAGGTTAAAACAGGCTATTGGAAGAACCAGCCGTTTCCAAGACCAAGAATCGTTGGTCCTCTTATTGGATCAGCGGGTGGTAACCAAACGATATGGAAAACAAATTTTAGATGGTTTGCAGCAAGTGTTGCCCCTTCACACGACAGTGAGAGAGCGGCTTGTTGAGCAAGTAGCTGACTTTTTTGAAAGAAATTGA
- a CDS encoding YeiH family protein: MKNKGFGLAIAFVLALCAMFLGNFFPIIGSSVFALILGIVLNELVDLPEDSRPGLNWSGKKLLQYSIVFMGFSLPIATVASTGLSSLKISLPTITVAFLAAMIFGKAFHLKSHLRTLIGFGTAICGGSAIAAAAPIIEADEEEIALSMSTIFFFNILAVFIFPVLGHLWQMSNFQFGLWSGTAINDTSSVVAAAFSYSKAAGEMATIVKLTRALMIVPVCLGLIGLKWYRSKQQGRNKGMLKKIIPWFIIWFIVASILSSIGLVPKGVLPYLKDLSRLFMAMALVGIGSKVSWKQFRAAGAAPLLVGLIAWFCVAGSSLILQMLFY, encoded by the coding sequence ATGAAAAATAAAGGATTTGGACTTGCGATTGCGTTTGTACTGGCTCTCTGTGCCATGTTTTTGGGAAATTTCTTTCCCATCATTGGCTCAAGTGTCTTTGCTTTGATATTAGGAATTGTCCTCAATGAGTTGGTAGATTTGCCAGAGGATTCACGACCAGGATTGAACTGGTCCGGTAAGAAACTATTGCAGTATTCCATTGTTTTCATGGGATTTAGCTTGCCGATTGCGACGGTTGCCTCTACAGGCTTGTCTTCTTTGAAGATTAGTCTGCCAACGATAACAGTTGCCTTTCTTGCAGCGATGATCTTTGGGAAAGCCTTTCATCTGAAATCTCATCTACGGACCTTAATTGGGTTTGGAACGGCTATTTGTGGTGGATCTGCTATCGCGGCAGCTGCGCCGATCATTGAAGCAGACGAAGAGGAAATTGCCTTATCCATGTCAACTATCTTCTTCTTCAACATTTTGGCTGTCTTTATCTTTCCAGTATTAGGGCATTTATGGCAGATGTCTAATTTTCAATTTGGCCTCTGGTCAGGAACAGCCATTAACGATACGTCATCAGTTGTAGCAGCAGCGTTTTCTTATAGTAAGGCGGCGGGTGAAATGGCGACCATTGTTAAGTTAACACGCGCCCTGATGATTGTACCAGTTTGTTTGGGCTTGATCGGTTTAAAATGGTATCGGAGTAAACAACAAGGAAGAAACAAAGGAATGTTAAAGAAAATTATTCCTTGGTTTATCATCTGGTTTATTGTTGCTTCTATTCTTTCTTCTATTGGCCTGGTACCTAAAGGGGTTCTACCTTACTTAAAGGACCTTTCTCGCCTCTTTATGGCTATGGCTTTGGTCGGAATCGGAAGCAAGGTTTCTTGGAAGCAGTTCCGTGCAGCAGGAGCTGCCCCCCTTCTAGTAGGGTTGATTGCTTGGTTTTGTGTTGCAGGATCTAGCTTGATTCTACAGATGTTGTTCTATTAA
- a CDS encoding FtsW/RodA/SpoVE family cell cycle protein, with product MKKHHFWTIHLDYSIIGIVFTLLMIGILSVYVAVSYDYPQMVWPFLGQQLVWIGVGCVICLIVTIFSTKFLWKITPFLYLLGLALMVLPLVFYNPNLVASTGAKNWVAYGNITLFQPSEFMKIPFILMLSRSIVRFLQRNKGRERLLRQDWFLILELTIYTIPVFALLALQQDLGTALVFLAIFAGLVLVSGVSWKIILPVILLLAGGLAGFLFLFLSEGGRAFLHQQLGMPTYQMNRILAWLNPFDYAQTTTYQQAQGQLAIASGGLFGQGFNVSNLLVPVRESDMIFTVVAEDFGFVGALVLLILYATLIYRILKITLQSNNQFYTYISIGFIMMLVFHIFENVGAVTGLLPLTGIPLPFISQGGSSVISNLIGVGLVLSIYNHNSKKKEPEEGPPIRKKVVLKRAQ from the coding sequence ATGAAGAAACATCATTTTTGGACGATCCACCTGGATTATTCGATCATTGGGATTGTCTTCACCCTTCTCATGATTGGGATCTTATCCGTTTATGTGGCGGTTTCTTATGATTATCCCCAAATGGTGTGGCCCTTTTTGGGGCAGCAATTGGTCTGGATTGGTGTGGGATGTGTCATTTGCCTGATTGTGACGATTTTTAGCACGAAATTTCTTTGGAAAATTACTCCCTTTCTTTACCTACTAGGCTTAGCCTTGATGGTTCTTCCGCTTGTTTTTTATAATCCAAACTTGGTGGCTTCGACTGGAGCTAAAAACTGGGTTGCTTATGGGAACATCACCTTATTTCAGCCTTCAGAATTTATGAAGATTCCCTTCATCCTAATGCTGTCACGCTCTATTGTCCGATTTTTACAAAGAAATAAGGGGCGTGAGCGATTGTTACGACAAGATTGGTTTTTGATTTTAGAGTTGACCATCTATACGATTCCGGTCTTTGCCTTATTGGCTCTCCAGCAGGACTTGGGAACGGCCTTAGTATTTTTGGCCATCTTTGCGGGCTTAGTGCTCGTTTCAGGAGTTTCCTGGAAAATTATCTTGCCGGTCATCTTGCTTCTGGCAGGTGGGTTAGCAGGCTTTCTCTTCCTCTTTCTTTCAGAAGGGGGGCGGGCCTTTCTGCACCAGCAATTAGGGATGCCAACCTATCAGATGAACCGTATTTTAGCCTGGTTAAATCCTTTTGACTATGCACAAACCACCACCTACCAGCAGGCGCAAGGACAGCTAGCCATTGCAAGTGGTGGCCTCTTTGGTCAAGGCTTTAATGTCTCTAACTTATTGGTTCCTGTACGGGAAAGTGATATGATTTTTACGGTCGTAGCAGAGGATTTTGGCTTTGTTGGAGCTCTGGTGCTGTTGATATTATATGCGACCCTGATTTACCGCATTTTAAAAATTACCCTCCAGTCCAATAACCAATTTTATACCTATATTTCCATCGGATTTATTATGATGCTGGTCTTTCATATTTTTGAAAATGTCGGAGCAGTAACGGGACTTCTCCCCTTGACGGGAATTCCCCTCCCCTTTATCTCACAAGGGGGGTCCTCTGTTATTAGTAATCTAATTGGTGTTGGTCTGGTCCTTTCAATATATAATCATAATAGCAAAAAGAAAGAGCCAGAAGAAGGGCCTCCAATCCGTAAAAAAGTAGTCCTTAAAAGGGCGCAATAG
- a CDS encoding DJ-1 family glyoxalase III, producing the protein MKKVATVLANGFEEIEALTIVDVLRRAGIDCDLIGMEETVTGSHQITVEVDRLWNGDLSDYDGIFLPGGMPGAANLRDNPELIVALQEESKKGKIISAICAAPIVLARAGLLKDKHYTCYDGFEEEIQDGYYQKETVVKDGNLLTSRGPSTALALAYALVDQFGGDAQSLRQGMLYQDVFGDA; encoded by the coding sequence ATGAAAAAAGTAGCAACAGTTTTAGCAAACGGTTTTGAAGAAATTGAAGCCTTGACCATTGTCGATGTTTTGAGACGGGCTGGAATCGACTGTGACCTCATTGGCATGGAAGAAACGGTCACAGGTTCTCACCAGATCACAGTGGAAGTCGACCGCCTGTGGAATGGGGACCTGTCAGATTATGATGGAATCTTCTTGCCAGGTGGGATGCCAGGAGCTGCGAATTTGAGGGATAATCCGGAATTGATTGTAGCTCTCCAAGAAGAAAGTAAAAAAGGAAAAATCATCTCAGCGATTTGTGCAGCACCAATTGTCTTGGCGCGTGCTGGCCTCTTAAAAGATAAACACTATACGTGTTACGATGGTTTTGAAGAAGAGATTCAAGATGGGTACTATCAGAAAGAAACAGTGGTGAAAGACGGGAATCTCCTGACCAGTCGTGGTCCTTCAACTGCTCTTGCCTTAGCCTATGCCTTGGTAGACCAATTTGGAGGAGATGCCCAAAGTCTTCGTCAAGGAATGCTCTATCAAGATGTCTTTGGAGATGCCTAA
- a CDS encoding HAD-IA family hydrolase — protein sequence MNYHDFIWDLGGTLLDNYETSTNAFVATLKDFHIQADHDSVYAALKISTQDAIQTFAPHISNFRTEYKKKEALGLQEPVLFEGAKELLEEIQAHGGRHFLVSHRDRQVLTLLDQTGIAPFFAEIVTADEGFPRKPDPASMLYLKEKYGIQDGLVIGDRPIDIEAGKAAGLSTYLFDSMPHLRQFIFE from the coding sequence ATGAATTATCATGATTTTATATGGGATCTTGGTGGGACGCTATTGGATAATTACGAAACGTCCACAAATGCCTTTGTAGCGACATTGAAGGACTTTCACATCCAAGCCGATCATGATTCTGTTTATGCAGCATTAAAAATCTCAACACAGGATGCAATTCAAACCTTTGCACCTCATATTTCCAATTTTCGTACGGAATACAAGAAAAAAGAAGCCTTGGGCTTGCAAGAGCCGGTCTTATTTGAGGGAGCAAAAGAGTTACTAGAAGAGATACAAGCACATGGAGGACGTCATTTTTTGGTATCACATCGGGATCGCCAAGTTTTGACCCTTCTTGATCAGACAGGTATTGCTCCCTTCTTTGCGGAGATTGTAACAGCAGACGAGGGCTTTCCTAGAAAACCAGACCCAGCCTCTATGCTTTATTTAAAGGAAAAATATGGCATTCAAGACGGTCTGGTCATCGGAGATCGTCCGATCGATATAGAAGCTGGGAAGGCTGCAGGGCTTTCGACCTATTTATTTGATTCTATGCCACACTTACGCCAGTTTATATTTGAATAG
- the gyrB gene encoding DNA topoisomerase (ATP-hydrolyzing) subunit B gives MTEDKQQENQAQEYDASQIQVLEGLEAVRMRPGMYIGSTSKEGLHHLVWEIVDNSIDEALAGFASHIEVFIEADNSITVVDDGRGIPVDIQEKTGRPAVETVFTVLHAGGKFGGGGYKVSGGLHGVGSSVVNALSTSLDVRVYKNGSIYYQEYRRGHVVDDLKVIGETDRTGTTVHFIPDPEIFTETTEYDFEKLNKRIQELAFLNRGLRISLTDKREGLEQEKHYHYEGGISSYVEYINENKDVIFEKPIYTDGEMDDITVEVAMQYTTGYYETVMSFANNIHTHEGGTHEQGFRTALTRVINDYAKKNKLLKENEDNLTGEDVREGLTAVISVKHPNPQFEGQTKTKLGNSEVVKITNRLFSEAFSDFLLENPQIAKKIVEKGILAAKARVAAKRAREVTRKKSGLEISNLPGKLADCSSNNPQETELFIVEGDSAGGSAKSGRNREFQAILPIRGKILNVEKASMDKILANEEIRSLFTAMGTGFGAEFDVTKARYQKLVIMTDADVDGAHIRTLLLTLIYRYMKPVLEAGYVYIAQPPIYGVKVGSEIKEYIQPGANQEAELAAALERYSEGRSKPTIQRYKGLGEMDDHQLWETTMNPEHRLMARVSVDDAAEADKIFDMLMGDRVEPRREFIEENAEYSTLDV, from the coding sequence ATGACAGAGGATAAACAGCAAGAAAATCAAGCACAAGAATATGATGCCAGTCAGATTCAGGTCTTGGAAGGACTAGAAGCCGTTCGGATGCGTCCGGGAATGTATATTGGATCTACCTCAAAAGAAGGTCTTCATCATCTGGTCTGGGAAATCGTTGATAACTCGATTGACGAAGCCTTAGCTGGTTTTGCTAGCCATATTGAAGTTTTCATTGAAGCAGATAATTCTATCACGGTTGTCGATGATGGTCGTGGGATCCCAGTGGATATCCAAGAAAAGACGGGGCGACCTGCCGTTGAAACTGTCTTTACCGTGCTTCATGCAGGAGGAAAATTCGGCGGAGGCGGCTACAAGGTATCTGGTGGTCTTCACGGGGTAGGGTCATCCGTTGTGAATGCCCTCTCCACATCCCTCGATGTTCGCGTCTATAAAAATGGTAGTATCTATTACCAAGAGTATCGTCGTGGACACGTTGTGGATGATTTGAAAGTTATCGGTGAGACAGATCGGACAGGGACAACCGTCCACTTTATTCCGGATCCAGAAATCTTCACGGAAACAACCGAGTATGATTTTGAAAAATTAAATAAACGGATTCAAGAATTAGCCTTTTTGAATCGTGGTTTGCGTATTTCCTTGACAGATAAGCGGGAAGGTTTAGAGCAAGAAAAGCATTACCACTACGAAGGTGGGATCTCTAGTTACGTCGAATACATCAATGAGAACAAGGATGTCATCTTTGAAAAACCAATCTACACAGATGGTGAAATGGATGATATTACAGTTGAAGTAGCTATGCAATATACCACAGGCTACTATGAGACGGTCATGAGTTTTGCCAATAACATTCATACCCATGAAGGTGGGACGCATGAACAGGGCTTCCGTACAGCTCTCACTCGTGTGATCAATGATTATGCTAAGAAAAATAAGCTCTTAAAAGAAAACGAAGACAATCTAACCGGGGAAGATGTTCGAGAAGGCTTAACGGCAGTTATCTCAGTTAAGCATCCTAATCCACAGTTTGAAGGACAAACCAAGACCAAACTTGGAAATTCAGAAGTTGTTAAAATTACCAATCGACTCTTTAGTGAAGCCTTTTCTGACTTCCTTTTGGAAAATCCACAAATTGCTAAGAAAATCGTCGAAAAAGGGATTTTAGCGGCGAAGGCTCGGGTGGCTGCTAAGCGAGCTCGTGAAGTGACACGTAAGAAATCAGGACTTGAGATTTCCAACTTACCTGGTAAATTGGCAGACTGTTCTTCAAACAATCCACAAGAAACAGAACTCTTTATTGTTGAAGGGGATTCAGCAGGAGGATCTGCAAAATCCGGTCGAAATCGGGAATTCCAAGCGATTTTACCAATCCGTGGTAAGATCTTAAACGTTGAAAAAGCAAGTATGGACAAAATTCTAGCTAATGAAGAGATCCGTAGTTTATTTACTGCTATGGGAACTGGATTTGGTGCAGAATTTGATGTTACAAAAGCGCGTTATCAAAAATTAGTGATCATGACAGATGCTGATGTCGATGGTGCTCATATCCGAACCCTTCTGTTGACCTTGATCTATCGCTATATGAAACCAGTCTTGGAAGCGGGATATGTTTATATTGCGCAACCACCAATCTATGGGGTTAAAGTCGGTAGTGAGATCAAAGAATATATCCAACCTGGTGCCAACCAAGAAGCAGAATTAGCTGCGGCTTTGGAACGTTATTCAGAAGGTCGCTCAAAGCCAACTATCCAACGCTATAAAGGTCTTGGAGAAATGGATGATCATCAATTATGGGAAACAACCATGAATCCAGAACACCGCTTGATGGCGCGAGTATCAGTAGACGATGCTGCGGAAGCGGATAAGATCTTTGATATGTTGATGGGTGACCGTGTGGAACCACGTCGTGAATTTATCGAAGAAAACGCTGAATATAGTACACTCGATGTATAA
- the ezrA gene encoding septation ring formation regulator EzrA: protein MSSGLIVLILIVALILIVGYVVAVILRKRNEALLAALEERKEKLYNLPVNDEVEAVKNMHLIGQSQIAFREWNQKWVDLSLNSFADIENNLFEAEGYNNSFRFIKAKHAIDNVESQIQLIDEDIKAIRKALSDLEEQEQKNSGRVVHALDMFEELQKEVSSDQDRFGSALPEIEKQIGNIQSEFSQFVTLNSSGDPVEAAEILDTAENHIVALKQIVERVPEIVTALQSKLPDQLEDLESGYRKLLESGYHFTETDIESRFQQLHASLKNNMANVSALELDNAIYENEQIQEEIDALYHIFTREIESQKVVKKLVKQLPGYLKHAKDNNNNLAAEVERLGKTFVLNEAFSQQLKELEAELSSQENVVEDALKDSSETQKAYSIVEEELEAIEARLKEIEDEQIGLSDSLSKIEKDDANARQKVNIYANRLHAIKRYMDKRNLPGIPQEFLEIFFTASNNTEALMDELEGDKINIESTNRLLEILTNDMNELEEAAYRIVQNATLTEQLLQYSNRYRSFDDHVQAAFDESLYIFEREYDYAASFKVISDALEMVEAGVTDRFVTSYEKTREQIHF from the coding sequence ATGTCTAGTGGACTAATTGTTCTCATCCTTATTGTCGCCCTTATCTTGATTGTAGGATATGTGGTTGCAGTCATTTTGAGAAAACGAAATGAAGCCTTACTGGCAGCACTGGAAGAACGAAAAGAAAAGTTATACAACCTTCCGGTCAACGATGAAGTAGAGGCCGTAAAAAACATGCATTTGATTGGTCAAAGTCAAATTGCATTTCGTGAATGGAATCAAAAATGGGTAGATCTATCCTTAAATTCATTTGCTGATATCGAAAACAATCTGTTTGAAGCGGAAGGCTATAATAATTCATTCCGTTTCATAAAGGCTAAACATGCCATTGACAATGTCGAAAGTCAGATCCAATTGATCGACGAAGATATCAAGGCGATTCGCAAAGCCCTTTCTGATCTGGAAGAGCAGGAACAAAAGAATAGCGGTCGTGTGGTTCATGCCTTAGATATGTTTGAAGAACTTCAAAAAGAAGTCTCCTCAGATCAAGATCGTTTTGGCAGTGCGCTTCCTGAAATTGAAAAACAAATTGGAAATATTCAATCTGAGTTTTCGCAATTTGTAACCTTAAATTCTTCAGGTGACCCTGTTGAAGCGGCTGAAATCCTTGATACAGCTGAGAATCATATTGTAGCCTTAAAACAAATTGTTGAGCGAGTGCCAGAAATTGTCACTGCCCTTCAGTCAAAACTTCCAGACCAATTAGAGGATTTGGAAAGTGGCTACCGCAAGCTTTTGGAATCAGGCTACCACTTCACTGAAACAGATATTGAATCTCGTTTCCAACAGTTGCATGCTTCCTTGAAGAACAATATGGCAAATGTATCTGCCCTTGAATTGGACAATGCCATTTACGAAAATGAACAAATTCAAGAAGAAATTGATGCATTGTATCACATCTTTACACGTGAAATTGAATCACAAAAAGTTGTGAAGAAGTTAGTGAAACAACTGCCTGGCTATTTGAAACATGCCAAAGATAACAATAACAACCTTGCGGCAGAAGTGGAACGTCTCGGTAAAACATTCGTCTTGAATGAAGCCTTCAGCCAACAGTTAAAAGAGTTAGAGGCTGAGCTATCTTCACAAGAAAATGTGGTAGAAGATGCCTTGAAAGATTCATCTGAAACACAAAAGGCCTATTCAATTGTAGAAGAAGAATTAGAAGCCATCGAGGCTCGCTTGAAAGAAATCGAAGATGAGCAAATCGGCTTGAGTGATTCCCTTTCAAAAATTGAAAAAGACGATGCCAATGCTCGCCAAAAAGTCAACATCTATGCCAACCGTTTGCATGCCATTAAACGCTATATGGACAAACGGAACTTGCCAGGAATTCCTCAAGAATTCTTAGAAATTTTCTTTACAGCAAGTAACAATACAGAAGCTTTGATGGATGAGTTGGAAGGGGATAAAATCAACATCGAATCAACCAATCGTTTATTGGAAATCTTGACCAATGATATGAATGAATTGGAAGAAGCGGCTTATCGAATTGTTCAAAATGCGACTTTGACAGAGCAATTGTTGCAATACTCGAACCGTTACCGTTCATTTGATGATCATGTACAGGCAGCCTTTGATGAGTCCCTTTATATTTTCGAAAGAGAATATGACTATGCGGCTTCCTTCAAAGTCATCTCAGATGCTTTGGAAATGGTAGAAGCTGGCGTAACCGATCGCTTTGTTACATCATATGAAAAAACGCGGGAGCAAATTCACTTCTAA
- the serB gene encoding phosphoserine phosphatase SerB: MKEVTGLLVMDVDGTLVLQEGIDLLAQEAGVGEKVAEITTQAMNGELDFSASLEARVALLKGLETSIFPKILEQMEVTPGAETLITELHQRGYKVGLVSGGFHEVIDPIARSLGIDLVRANHLQVSNGRLTGEVLGGIITPERKKEALLTWAKENHVPQSQTIAMGDGANDLPMIETAGVGIAFMAKPIVAERAPYRIETRDLRLVLEILDQHRKETACISY; encoded by the coding sequence ATGAAAGAAGTAACAGGACTCCTGGTTATGGATGTAGATGGAACCTTGGTCCTTCAGGAAGGGATTGATCTACTAGCTCAAGAAGCTGGCGTGGGAGAAAAAGTGGCAGAGATTACAACACAAGCAATGAATGGGGAGCTGGATTTTTCAGCATCTTTAGAGGCGCGTGTCGCTTTATTGAAGGGATTAGAGACCTCTATTTTTCCGAAAATTTTGGAGCAGATGGAAGTCACGCCGGGTGCTGAAACGTTGATCACGGAACTTCATCAAAGAGGTTACAAGGTTGGCCTTGTTTCAGGGGGATTTCATGAAGTCATCGACCCCATCGCGAGGTCTTTAGGAATTGATCTGGTCCGAGCCAACCATTTGCAGGTTTCTAATGGCCGTCTGACAGGGGAAGTCCTCGGTGGGATAATCACACCTGAAAGGAAAAAAGAGGCACTTTTGACGTGGGCAAAAGAAAATCATGTCCCACAAAGTCAGACGATTGCGATGGGAGATGGTGCCAATGATCTTCCGATGATTGAAACAGCTGGTGTCGGGATTGCCTTTATGGCGAAGCCAATCGTCGCAGAGCGTGCCCCATATCGTATCGAGACGAGGGATCTAAGACTTGTTCTTGAAATTTTAGACCAGCATAGAAAGGAAACAGCATGCATATCCTACTAG